The following are encoded in a window of Impatiens glandulifera chromosome 5, dImpGla2.1, whole genome shotgun sequence genomic DNA:
- the LOC124940619 gene encoding probable serine/threonine-protein kinase PBL23, giving the protein MDPFVIRNLRSTHILLDEEYNPKLIDFGMIIGGIFPSLGREPANDIRSGTWTTKDDVLSFGLLLQCLISENMKIESDDGCLATSNDIEKTTLVHERLQKDPTYCNEDGKEITRLIVQCVQPDYTCRPTMSEVVEAFQKLKVVETHQEIMCVEKMFWDKCSAEKPMNPSKPNMPRIHRLYI; this is encoded by the exons ATGGATCCTTTCGTTATTCGTAATCTGCGTTCAACTCATATATTGTTAGATGAg GAATACAATCCGAAGTTAATTGACTTTGGTATGATAATTGGTGGGATTTTTCCAAGCTTGGGAAGAGAACCAGCTAATGACATACGCT CAGGCACTTGGACCACGAAGGACGATGTCTTGTCTTTTGGGTTGTTGCTTCAATGCTTGATAtctgaaaatatgaaaattgaGTCGGATGATGGATGTTTGGCTACTTCAAATGATATAGAGAAGACGACTCTTGTACACGAGAGATTACAGAAAGATCCAACATATTGCAATGAAGATGGAAAAGAGATTACAAGGCTGATTGTGCAATGCGTACAACCTGATTATACTTGTCGGCCTACAATGTCTGAAGTTGTGGAGGCTTTCCAAAAATTAAAAGTGGTCGAGACCCACCAAGAAATTATGTGCGTAGAGAAAATGTTTTGGGACAAGTGTAGTGCTGAGAAGCCTATGAATCCTTCAAAACCTAATATGCCTAGAATTCATCGGCTGTATATCTGA
- the LOC124939476 gene encoding probable serine/threonine-protein kinase PBL11 produces MLRHERLVHPCIPKLYGYCRDKNHPPAVVYNIKSLDSLFNLIPRGDFTWVQRINVAFAFACLLKFLQARLGDLDPFVIRNLAAEHVLLDEKYNPKLVDFSMITGGIFPNRQVYSFQPYGSRVNRDPDLLFQDSPAHIATWTKKSDVYAFGVMLLSLVSKKITTDEMRLMGEISVSEWEHEKYELCESLVHESLQADPCFYDVDGKKLSMIGVLCTSYKCQDRPSMKEVVNKLLHLRVLQNQKELLIKKLHPYFSFYTWNNKKPINDMKYRDTKIGTHIYSLIFFNQ; encoded by the exons ATGCTCCGACATGAAAGGCTTGTGCATCCATGCATTCCCAAATTGTATGGATATTGTCGAGACAAAAACCATCCACCTGCTGTTGTTTATAACATCAAGTCCCTCGATTCACTCTTCAACCTTATCCCCAGAG GCGATTTTACATGGGTACAAAGGATTAATGTTGCCTTTGCATTTGCCTGCCTCCTCAAGTTCTTGCAAGCTAGACTAGGAGACCTTGATCCATTTGTGATTCGCAATTTGGCTGCAGAACATGTGTTATTGGATGAG AAATACAACCCTAAGTTGGTTGATTTCAGCATGATAACAGGTGGAATATTTCCAAATAGGCAAGTATACTCTTTTCAACCTTATGGAAGCAGGGTTAACAGAGACCCAGACTTATTATTTCAAGACTCACCAGCTCATATAG CAACCTGGACAAAAAAGAGTGATGTTTATGCATTTGGTGTTATGCTTCTAAGCCTAGTTTCCAAAAAAATCACCACAGATGAAATGCGGCTAATGGGTGAGATTTCTGTAAGCGAATGGGAACATGAAAAATATGAGCTTTGCGAATCATTGGTTCACGAGAGCTTGCAGGCAGATCCATGTTTCTATGATGTTGATGGGAAAAAGCTTTCAATGATAGGCGTGCTTTGTACATCTTATAAATGTCAAGATCGGCCGTCAATGAAGGAAGTTGTCAATAAACTTTTACATCTGCGTGTTCTGCAGAATCAAAAAGAACTTTTGATCAAGAAACTCCACCCCTACTTCTCTTTTTATACGTGGAATAACAAGAAACCCATTAACGATATGAAGTATAGAGATACCAAAATAGGTACACACATTTATTCACTTatatttttcaaccaatga
- the LOC124938200 gene encoding RHOMBOID-like protein 13: protein MGKPLFYEILEKPATSCFIGICSVIWFYIQKKNIGYSHVGLSYETALEGHYWRIITSAFSHISVLHLVFNMSSLWSLGVVEQLGNIGLGLEFYLHYTLVLVVLSGVLVLGSYHVLIQKFKLEYFRRVTAVGYSCVVFGWMTILSVKQPSSKLELFGLLSLPISFAPFESLIFTSIIVPQASFVGHLSGIIVGYSIAWGLIHGMNNYWAITMLSWMLIIFVLSLKRSGTFNFRFLDIESVTDPSLPCVRFLSTTGHGRSLQMSNLAVVAGADLV from the coding sequence ATGGGAAAGCCTCTGTTTTATGAGATATTGGAGAAACCTGCAACGAGTTGCTTTATAGGAATCTGTAGTGTAATATGGTTTTATATTCAGAAGAAAAACATTGGATATTCTCACGTAGGGTTGAGCTATGAGACTGCTCTTGAAGGACACTATTGGAGGATTATAACCTCTGCTTTTTCTCATAtaagtgttcttcatttggtctTCAACATGAGTTCTCTTTGGAGTCTTGGAGTTGTGGAGCAGTTAGGGAATATCGGTTTAGGGTTGGAATTCTATCTTCATTATACACTGGTTTTGGTGGTTTTATCTGGTGTATTGGTTTTGGGTTCGTATCATGTTTTGATTCAAAAGTTTAAGTTGGAGTATTTTCGTAGAGTGACTGCTGTAGGGTATTCTTGTGTTGTTTTTGGATGGATGACGATTCTTTCTGTTAAGCAACCATCTTCGAAGCTAGAGCTTTTTGGGCTTCTTTCGCTTCCCATTAGTTTTGCTCCCTTTGAGTCTCTTATATTTACTTCGATTATTGTTCCACAAGCGAGTTTCGTTGGTCACTTGTCTGGAATAATTGTTGGATACTCTATTGCTTGGGGATTGATTCATGGGATGAACAACTACTGGGCAATTACCATGCTCAGTTGGATGttgattatatttgttttgagcTTGAAGAGATCTGGGACATTTAATTTTAGGTTTCTTGACATTGAATCTGTTACTGATCCTTCTTTGCCTTGTGTACGGTTTCTTTCCACGACTGGACATGGTAGAAGTCTGCAGATGAGTAATTTAGCTGTTGTTGCTGGTGCAGATCTTGTCTAG
- the LOC124938358 gene encoding protein ENHANCED DISEASE RESISTANCE 2-like, which produces MANTVTENESDWIKKVKAEGAVPFLEPDNCPNGWSSPPPNIFMVRGPQYFSTKVKIPASDYLLKPLGFDWIKGPNKISEALSNPKHRIRKVLNEQFPSDNKPLVWAFNLQVPSKENYSAIAYFVSPDVPNPDGSLLIEQFLKGDDVFRNSRLKLIANIVKGPWIVKRAVGERGICVIGRALVCKYCVTNNFLQVDIDIGSSMVAKAIVHLAFGYITTLTVDLAFLIESQTDSELPERILGAVRFSELNPASAMVVDQSGVVLQSSLSRRLWWSLGQGFSSLLHPVGPQESSLLSPGSSQVNGGSITDDKIKTGELSQVPRD; this is translated from the exons ATGGCCAACACTGTAACTGAAAATGAGAGTGATTGGATAAAGAAAGTGAAAGCAGAAGGAGCTGTTCCATTTCTTGAACCAGATAATTGTCCAAATGGTTGGTCTTCCCCTCCACCTAACATTTTCATGGTTCGAGGCCCACAATACTTCTCAACCAAAGTTAAGATCCCAGCCTCCGATTATCTTCTAAAACCACTAGGTTTCGACTGGATTAAAGGTCCTAACAAAATCTCAGAGGCATTATCCAATCCAAAACATCGCATCAGAAAGGTTCTCAACGAACAATTTCCCTCTGACAATAAGCCACTCGTATgggcatttaatttacaagttcCGAGCAAAGAGAATTACAGTGCCATTGCATATTTCGTCTCCCCGGATGTTCCTAACCCTGATGGATCTTTATTAATCGAACAGTTCTTAAAAGGCGACGACGTGTTCAGAAATTCGCGGTTGAAATTGATTGCAAACATTGTTAAAGGGCCGTGGATAGTTAAAAGGGCAGTTGGGGAGCGAGGGATATGTGTCATAGGGAGAGCTCTGGTTTGCAAGTATTGTGTAACCAATAACTTTTTACAAGTTGATATTGATATAGGTTCTTCTATGGTTGCAAAAGCGATAGTGCATCTGGCTTTTGGTTATATAACGACCCTCACTGTTGATCTAGCGTTTCTTATTGAGAGCCAGACTGATTCTGAGCTGCCAGAGCGAATTTTAGGAGCTGTAAGATTCTCAGAGTTGAATCCTGCTTCAGCTATGGTTGTTGATCAAAGTGGTGTTGTTTTACAGTCTTCTTTGTCTAGACGGTTATGGTGGTCTCTTGGACAAGGTTTCTCTAGCCTTCTCCATCCTGTTGGTCCGCAAGAAAGCAGTTTGTTGTCGCCTGGTTCATCACAAGTAAATGGTGGTTCCATCACTGATGATAA AATAAAAACAGGAGAGTTGAGCCAAGTTCCTcgagattga
- the LOC124938215 gene encoding probable transcription factor PosF21, protein MDKDRSSIHGGSLLPPPPPLRRNSGYSSSGNVKPEPPPSPGLPPLAPGSGSELSGFGHGMCSNSDGGRRFSSDIISKMPDNPPKTLGHRRAHSEILTLPDDINFDSDLGLLGGFDGPSSFSDDTDEDLLAMYLDMDKFASSSCATSALEAGESSSSVAAAAAFLVTEHVPGENMFSEDGIEQKTRVRRNHQHSLSMDGSMTIKPEMLMSGIDEESALDAKKSMSAAKLAELALVDPKRAKRIWANRQSAARSKERKMRYISELERKVQTLQTEATTLSAQFTLLQRDTNGLNVENSELKLRVQTMEQQVHLQDALNEALKDEIQHLKVVTGQAFVPNGGQMMMNYLPSPAFGGVGQQFYNNNNNNNHLLAARQFQQLQIHSQKQHQQQFQQIQQQQLQQQQMIQQQEQQDPRMIRMNSPPCQTQKQNANASKD, encoded by the exons ATGGATAAAGATAGATCTTCCATTCATGGTGGGAGTTTACTACCGCCGCCTCCTCCTTTGAGACGGAATTCTGGGTATTCGTCATCTGGAAATGTTAAACCAGAGCCGCCGCCTTCACCGGGATTGCCTCCGTTGGCTCCAGGAAGTGGTTCAGAATTATCAGGTTTTGGTCATGGGATGTGTTCTAATTCAGATGGTGGTCGTCGATTTAGCTCTGATATTATTAGTAAAATGCCGGATAACCCACCAAAGACTTTAGGTCATAGGCGTGCACATTCGGAGATTCTTACTTTACCAGATGATATCAATTTTGATAGTGATCTTGGTCTTTTAGGAGGGTTTGATGGACCTTCTTCATTTTCTGATGATACTGATGAAGACTTGTTAGCAATGTATCTTGATATGGATAAGTTTGCTTCATCATCTTGTGCTACATCTGCTTTGGAAGCTGgtgaatcatcttcttcagtaGCTGCAGCTGCGGCTTTCTTGGTTACTGAACATGTTCCAGGAGAAAATATGTTTTCAGAAGATGGAATTGAACAGAAGACGAGAGTTAGACGAAATCATCAGCACAGTCTGTCTATGGATGGTTCGATGACAATTAAGCCGGAAATGCTCATGTCTGGTATAGATGAGGAATCTGCACTTGATGCTAAGAAATCTATGTCTGCTGCTAAGCTTGCAGAACTTGCTCTTGTTGATCCAAAACGTGCTAAAAG AATCTGGGCAAATAGACAGTCAGCTGCGAGGTCCAAGGAAAGGAAGATGAGGTATATATCTGAGCTTGAACGCAAGGTGCAAACCTTACAAACCGAAGCTACAACATTATCAGCTCAATTTACTCTGTTGCAg AGAGATACAAATGGTCTGAATGTAGAAAACTCGGAATTAAAACTCCGTGTGCAAACAATGGAGCAACAGGTTCACCTGCAAGATG CACTAAATGAAGCATTGAAAGATGAGATTCAACATCTGAAAGTTGTGACTGGTCAAGCTTTTGTTCCTAATGGTGGACAAATGATGATGAATTACCTCCCATCACCGGCTTTTGGAGGAGTTGGCCAGCAATTTTACaacaataacaacaacaacaatcatcTCTTAGCAGCCCGGCAGTTTCAACAGCTCCAGATTCATTCGCAGAAGCAACATCAGCAGCAGTTTCAGCAGATTCAACAGCAACAGTTGCAGCAGCAGCAGATGATTCAACAGCAAGAACAACAAGATCCGAGAATGATCAGGATGAACTCTCCGCCTTGTCAGACCCAGAAACAAAATGCAAACGCCTCCAAAGATTGA
- the LOC124940280 gene encoding hydroxyacylglutathione hydrolase 2, mitochondrial-like isoform X2 gives MQQVLSFRFLLKYAEEEMKRGLCAWPSMRHLCLRQNLLFGFVRFLSIPLKRLGGVSRTFGVNHFCSVTNMSSTLEIELIPCLRDNYAYLLHDVHTGTVGVVDPSEASPVIDALSRKNRNLNYILNTHHHYDHTGGNLELKEYYGAKVIGSREDKDRIPGIDIVVNEGDKWMFAGHEVLIFETPGHTRGHISFYFPKSLAIFTGDTLFSLSCGKLFEGTPEQMLSSLKKIMALPDQTSIYCGHEYTLSNAKFALSIEPKNEALQSYAAQVTQLRNKGLPTVPSTLKKEKLCNPFLRTSSMEIRQSLKIPATANDAEALGAIRQAKDSF, from the exons ATGCAACAAGTATTGTCTTTTCGATTCCTTCTTAAATAcgcggaggaggag ATGAAGAGGGGACTTTGCGCTTGGCCGAGCATGAGACACCTTTGCCTTAGACAGAACTTGTTGTTTGGATTTGTGCGCTTTTTGTCAATACCTCTGAAAAGATTAGGAGGTGTCAGCCGCACATTTGGAGTTAATCATTTCTGCAGTGTGACTAATATGTCTTCTACCTTAGAGATTGAATTG ATTCCATGTCTAAGGGATAACTATGCATATCTTTTACATGATGTGCATACTGGCACAGTTGGAGTTGTTGATCCTTCTGAAGCTTCCCCTGTGATAGATGCTCTAAGCAGAAAAAATCGAAACCTGAATTACATACTTAACACACATCATCATTATGACCATACTGGTGGGAACTTGGAGTTGAAAGAATATTATGGAGCCAAG GTTATTGGATCAAGAGAAGACAAAGATAGGATTCCTGGCATAGACATAGTAGTCAATGAAGGAGACAAATGGATGTTTGCTGGTCATGAAGTATTGATATTCGAAACCCCTGGTCATACACGAG GGCATATCAGCTTTTACTTCCCTAAATCCCTAGCTATTTTCACAGGGGATACTCTATTTAGCTTATCATGTGGTAAACTTTTTGAAGGGACCCCAGAGCAG ATGCTTTCATCCCTCAAAAAGATAATGGCTCTTCCAGATCAAACAAGCATATACTGCGGTCATGAATACACtttg AGTAATGCGAAGTTTGCATTGTCGATTGAACCCAAAAATGAAGCACTTCAGTCTTACGCCGCTCAAGTAACCCAACTCCGTAACAAGGGATTGCCTACT GTTCCTAGCACTCTAAAGAAGGAGAAGCTGTGTAATCCGTTTCTACGAACTTCAAGTATGGAAATCCGGCAGTCTTTAAAGATTCCGGCTACTGCGAATGATGCCGAAGCATTGGGAGCAATCAGACAAGCCAAGGATAGTTTTTAG
- the LOC124940280 gene encoding hydroxyacylglutathione hydrolase 2, mitochondrial-like isoform X1, translating into MMMICKSPSFMTSFLPSRMKRGLCAWPSMRHLCLRQNLLFGFVRFLSIPLKRLGGVSRTFGVNHFCSVTNMSSTLEIELIPCLRDNYAYLLHDVHTGTVGVVDPSEASPVIDALSRKNRNLNYILNTHHHYDHTGGNLELKEYYGAKVIGSREDKDRIPGIDIVVNEGDKWMFAGHEVLIFETPGHTRGHISFYFPKSLAIFTGDTLFSLSCGKLFEGTPEQMLSSLKKIMALPDQTSIYCGHEYTLSNAKFALSIEPKNEALQSYAAQVTQLRNKGLPTVPSTLKKEKLCNPFLRTSSMEIRQSLKIPATANDAEALGAIRQAKDSF; encoded by the exons ATGATGATGATCTGCAAATCTCCATCGTTCATGACTTCATTTCTTCCTTCCAGA ATGAAGAGGGGACTTTGCGCTTGGCCGAGCATGAGACACCTTTGCCTTAGACAGAACTTGTTGTTTGGATTTGTGCGCTTTTTGTCAATACCTCTGAAAAGATTAGGAGGTGTCAGCCGCACATTTGGAGTTAATCATTTCTGCAGTGTGACTAATATGTCTTCTACCTTAGAGATTGAATTG ATTCCATGTCTAAGGGATAACTATGCATATCTTTTACATGATGTGCATACTGGCACAGTTGGAGTTGTTGATCCTTCTGAAGCTTCCCCTGTGATAGATGCTCTAAGCAGAAAAAATCGAAACCTGAATTACATACTTAACACACATCATCATTATGACCATACTGGTGGGAACTTGGAGTTGAAAGAATATTATGGAGCCAAG GTTATTGGATCAAGAGAAGACAAAGATAGGATTCCTGGCATAGACATAGTAGTCAATGAAGGAGACAAATGGATGTTTGCTGGTCATGAAGTATTGATATTCGAAACCCCTGGTCATACACGAG GGCATATCAGCTTTTACTTCCCTAAATCCCTAGCTATTTTCACAGGGGATACTCTATTTAGCTTATCATGTGGTAAACTTTTTGAAGGGACCCCAGAGCAG ATGCTTTCATCCCTCAAAAAGATAATGGCTCTTCCAGATCAAACAAGCATATACTGCGGTCATGAATACACtttg AGTAATGCGAAGTTTGCATTGTCGATTGAACCCAAAAATGAAGCACTTCAGTCTTACGCCGCTCAAGTAACCCAACTCCGTAACAAGGGATTGCCTACT GTTCCTAGCACTCTAAAGAAGGAGAAGCTGTGTAATCCGTTTCTACGAACTTCAAGTATGGAAATCCGGCAGTCTTTAAAGATTCCGGCTACTGCGAATGATGCCGAAGCATTGGGAGCAATCAGACAAGCCAAGGATAGTTTTTAG